TCGGAAGACGATAGGGTGGGAGCATGCCAGAAACCGCGCATCTACCCAGCGAGCTCCTGAAGTCGCCGTCGTTCCAGCTTGAGCGGCTCCGTCGTCGCACCCGCGTCTTCGTGGAGACCGCGTTGATGCAGGAGGGGTTCAATCTCCGGGAATACTGGGTGTTGACCTACCTGGTGGACGGAGATGCCGCCAGCCAGGCCGAACTGGGCGAGATCATCGGGGTGGACCGCTCTGACATGGTCCGTCTCGTCGATTCGCTGGAGAAGCGCAAGCTGGCCAAGCGGGACAAGGACCCCAACGACCGACGGCGTCAGATCATCTCCGTCACCAAGAAGGGCAGGAAAGCTCAGCTGGTCCTGTCCCCCATCGTGCAGAGCGCGGAGGACGAGGCGCTCGACGAGTCGACCTCCAAGCAGCTGAAGCACCTGAA
The genomic region above belongs to Corynebacterium glyciniphilum AJ 3170 and contains:
- a CDS encoding MarR family winged helix-turn-helix transcriptional regulator, whose protein sequence is MPETAHLPSELLKSPSFQLERLRRRTRVFVETALMQEGFNLREYWVLTYLVDGDAASQAELGEIIGVDRSDMVRLVDSLEKRKLAKRDKDPNDRRRQIISVTKKGRKAQLVLSPIVQSAEDEALDESTSKQLKHLKKLAKSIIAAEEEGDGVDGDESSDTAPKDDTD